The proteins below are encoded in one region of Bacteroidota bacterium:
- a CDS encoding choice-of-anchor D domain-containing protein, with protein MKSIVLILLLACSFANREANAQWSSDVLISTDTSAGLNENMGRCLAVSGDSVHVVWMDRKTDSTVIYYKHSYDGGHTWSAQVALTPFLKSVDMPSIAASGPILHVVYRDNSGAQPQSMYLRSMDAGTSWITGGSQGSYYFWPNVVSRGSDVYVGYNDNKPGNSEVYLSHSSDAGVTWTNAYELSNASGRSEDQTIAAADGNVYVAWNDNRTGTMQSWYRYSNDNGISWSPETQLTSSTAGTYFPYLEAQDSNVEYVGGDKTPGVFEVFYKHSSDHGASWTSAKQLTFSGGKLAGYPVISRDRKDLSLVYFVFGGPLMYLHSRDNFTTWDSTVLASADKDPGQGFVAAAADAIHVIWIDKRSGHPQIYYKQLPIAAVASGFIAPKSVNMGNLRLGETRDTTIWIKNSGTEDINILQYVLSDPAHVFTVIDSSKHRIAPNDSMTVTIGVHAYNLQQYGAQLEILTDERTTENPHYISVTANVVSGRLVTPTSVAFGVVPLGNRRDTTIVLRNNGTVSSHITQYSLSDLSGGVTLIDTSVHDVAAKDSATIAVRFAPLTPSQFVGVLTIHTDEAGVGTHAISFTGTGDTTASAVEGIAPSGKSLRIEVVPQPASTNSSLRLHGDANHTDVTITYYDVRGASVAVQVLGLLSEGERYVQIPLMGADGTYILVVRSGANVIATGRILFKR; from the coding sequence ATGAAGAGCATTGTCCTGATCCTTCTGCTGGCCTGTTCGTTCGCTAATCGCGAGGCCAACGCCCAATGGAGTAGCGATGTCCTGATCTCTACCGATACGTCCGCCGGCTTGAACGAGAACATGGGGCGCTGTCTTGCCGTCAGCGGCGATTCGGTGCACGTCGTCTGGATGGACCGGAAGACCGACAGCACGGTTATCTATTATAAACATTCGTATGATGGCGGACATACCTGGAGTGCTCAAGTTGCACTGACGCCATTTTTAAAATCGGTGGACATGCCGTCGATCGCTGCAAGCGGGCCGATCTTGCATGTAGTCTATCGCGATAATAGTGGAGCACAGCCCCAGTCGATGTATCTTCGGTCGATGGATGCGGGTACTTCGTGGATCACAGGTGGTTCGCAAGGGTCGTATTACTTTTGGCCGAATGTCGTCAGTCGCGGGTCCGATGTCTATGTTGGGTATAACGACAACAAACCGGGGAATTCGGAAGTGTATCTGAGCCATTCGTCCGATGCTGGGGTGACGTGGACAAATGCGTATGAACTATCGAATGCGAGCGGTCGCTCCGAGGATCAAACAATCGCTGCGGCGGACGGGAATGTGTACGTCGCATGGAATGACAATCGCACCGGTACGATGCAATCGTGGTATCGCTACTCGAACGATAACGGGATAAGTTGGAGCCCGGAAACACAACTCACGTCAAGTACTGCAGGGACATATTTCCCGTATCTCGAAGCCCAGGATTCGAACGTCGAATATGTCGGGGGTGACAAAACACCGGGAGTGTTCGAAGTTTTCTACAAACATTCGAGCGATCACGGCGCGAGCTGGACTTCAGCCAAACAACTTACGTTCTCCGGCGGCAAACTCGCAGGATACCCGGTCATATCCCGCGATAGGAAGGATCTGAGCCTTGTGTATTTTGTCTTTGGCGGGCCGTTGATGTACTTGCACTCTCGTGATAATTTTACCACATGGGACTCTACAGTACTCGCGAGTGCGGATAAAGACCCTGGACAAGGATTCGTTGCGGCCGCCGCCGATGCGATCCATGTGATCTGGATTGACAAACGAAGCGGCCATCCGCAGATCTATTACAAGCAACTACCGATTGCTGCCGTTGCTTCCGGCTTCATTGCACCGAAGTCCGTGAATATGGGAAATCTCCGGCTGGGTGAAACGAGAGACACGACCATTTGGATTAAAAATAGCGGTACGGAAGACATCAATATATTGCAGTATGTTCTGAGCGATCCAGCCCACGTCTTCACGGTGATCGACTCTTCGAAGCACCGCATTGCACCCAATGACAGTATGACGGTCACAATCGGAGTACATGCATATAACCTACAACAGTACGGAGCACAATTGGAGATTCTGACGGACGAACGGACGACTGAGAATCCGCACTACATCAGCGTTACGGCGAACGTCGTCAGCGGCCGACTTGTCACACCGACCTCGGTCGCATTTGGTGTTGTGCCGCTCGGCAATCGTCGAGATACCACGATCGTGCTACGAAACAACGGCACGGTGAGCTCACATATTACTCAGTACTCATTGTCCGATCTGAGCGGGGGGGTTACACTCATCGATACGAGTGTCCATGATGTCGCAGCAAAGGATAGCGCAACCATTGCGGTGCGGTTTGCACCGCTCACTCCGTCGCAGTTCGTCGGTGTCTTGACGATCCACACCGATGAAGCCGGCGTCGGGACGCATGCAATCTCGTTCACCGGCACCGGCGATACGACCGCCAGCGCGGTCGAAGGGATTGCACCGAGCGGAAAATCGCTTCGTATCGAAGTTGTGCCACAACCTGCATCGACGAATTCCTCCCTTCGCTTGCACGGTGACGCAAATCACACCGATGTTACGATAACATATTATGATGTTCGAGGCGCGAGCGTCGCGGTACAGGTTCTCGGCCTGCTCTCGGAGGGGGAACGCTACGTGCAGATTCCGCTCATGGGCGCGGATGGGACCTACATCCTTGTAGTCAGGTCAGGTGCGAATGTGATCGCAACAGGTCGGATACTCTTCAAACGATAA
- a CDS encoding VOC family protein, protein MRSTDEEAANRRVTGIGGIFFKCKNPKAVREWYRLHLGLNTNAYGAVFEWHQGSDSTRKGFTQWSPFPQATKYFEPSTADFMVNYRVEHLDGVVKELKDEGVTVVDTIERYDYGKFVHILDLEGNKIELWEPNDVAYEQLGVQMGAKTTK, encoded by the coding sequence CTGCGATCGACGGACGAGGAGGCTGCCAACCGACGAGTCACCGGCATCGGTGGTATCTTTTTCAAGTGCAAGAATCCCAAAGCGGTGCGCGAATGGTACCGATTGCATCTCGGGCTGAATACCAATGCCTACGGGGCCGTCTTCGAGTGGCATCAGGGCAGCGACAGCACACGCAAAGGCTTCACGCAATGGAGTCCGTTTCCGCAAGCGACCAAATACTTCGAGCCGTCAACAGCGGACTTCATGGTCAACTACCGAGTCGAACATCTTGATGGCGTAGTGAAGGAGCTGAAGGACGAAGGTGTCACAGTCGTTGATACCATCGAACGGTACGACTATGGCAAGTTCGTCCATATTCTCGATCTCGAAGGCAATAAGATCGAACTCTGGGAGCCGAATGATGTTGCGTACGAACAGCTCGGCGTTCAGATGGGCGCCAAGACGACGAAGTGA
- a CDS encoding VOC family protein, with protein MKPKVSLITLGVRDFERSLRFYRDGLGLPCPDFKEGEDIVFFALEGTWLALYPFDKLAEDATVGPEGNGFRGITLAHNEPSIEGVDRVFAEALAAGATAVKQPQKVFWGGYSGYFADPDGHLWEVAYNPFTDLT; from the coding sequence ATGAAGCCAAAAGTATCGCTCATTACCCTCGGCGTTCGTGACTTCGAACGCTCGCTCCGATTCTACCGCGACGGCCTCGGACTGCCGTGTCCTGACTTCAAGGAAGGCGAAGACATCGTCTTCTTCGCACTCGAGGGGACTTGGCTGGCACTCTATCCGTTCGATAAGCTTGCGGAGGATGCGACCGTTGGTCCTGAGGGAAACGGCTTTCGCGGAATCACGCTGGCTCATAACGAGCCGTCGATCGAGGGAGTCGACCGTGTGTTCGCCGAGGCACTTGCTGCAGGCGCGACCGCTGTGAAGCAGCCACAGAAGGTATTCTGGGGTGGGTACTCAGGCTATTTCGCCGATCCGGACGGTCATCTCTGGGAAGTGGCGTACAACCCATTCACGGACCTAACCTGA